From Pseudomonas sp. stari2:
TTCGATTTCGGACGCCATCAGGAGTTTCGCGAGTCCTACGAGCGACTCAATAAAAAGCCCGACTCCATCGTGGTGGATCTCAAGGATGCCACCTATCTCGACAGTTCTGCCCTGGGCATGCTGCTTCTGCTGCGCGATCATGCCGGCGGCGACGACTCGGACGTGCGGGT
This genomic window contains:
- a CDS encoding STAS domain-containing protein, translating into MSVVTEVSPDGQKLTISIKGRFDFGRHQEFRESYERLNKKPDSIVVDLKDATYLDSSALGMLLLLRDHAGGDDSDVRVVNSNSDVRKILAISNFDKLFDIS